One Falco naumanni isolate bFalNau1 chromosome 13, bFalNau1.pat, whole genome shotgun sequence DNA segment encodes these proteins:
- the LOC121097084 gene encoding leucine-rich repeat-containing protein 15-like — protein sequence MEHRGWQWWLLLLAGSQLAGGQCPEQCQCIRTAQVECSGAGITAVPSPIPANAMTLQIINTRIAELGDASFGNASLLIGLRIEKNNLSRISPGAFQHLPDLRYLSLASNKLQELPVQVFESLGKLESLLLSSNQILQVEPSHFAHLSNLKELQLHGNNLQQLKEGVFDQLTSLTKLNLARNNIDRLPHRAFERLARLQVLRLYENRLRQIPAGAFDGLPELQELGLHQNQLETLSPELFVHNGNLQKLYLSNNLLTALPSGIFLPLHSLAKITLHVNRLRDISPSAFGPMPDLRELWLYENELSTLPAAVFSNLTQLQLLVLSKNRLQSVVPGAFRGLGELLELSLHSNALRRLDAQALEGLPKLQNISLHHNQLQMLPRGLFGATLGLRHLQLHSNALEYLPAGIFSPLAALREVKLHNNSWRCDEGILPLRGWLKDNPHKVGEIPPLCAQPPALRGVPIAGLLQDQVLTSRPPTASPHPSSSLPPHPSEVALPEGARTEPPIGLPVSPRQEQKEEEEEEERGQWGLTRMQSGVVVAVIVLVCVALLTALVALVVYGCRKKSHVVLMRMKAPNEA from the coding sequence ATGGAGCACAGAGGCTGgcagtggtggctgctgctgctggcgggCAGCCAGCTGGCTGGTGGCCAGTGCCCAGAGCAGTGCCAGTGCATCCGCACCGCTCAGGTGGAGTGCTCCGGTGCTGGCATCACCGCAgttcccagccccatccctgcaaaCGCCATGACCCTCCAGATCATCAACACGCGCATAGCCGAGCTGGGTGATGCATCCTTTGGCAACGCCTCCCTGCTGATCGGGCTGCGCATTGAGAAGAACAACCTGTCGCGCATCAGCCCTGGGGCCTTCCAGCACCTGCCTGACCTGCGCTACCTCAGCCTGGCCAGCAACAAGCTGCAGGAGCTCCCTGTGCAAGTCTTCGAGTCCCTGGGCAAGCTGGAgtctctgcttctttccagcAACCAGATCCTCCAGGTTGAGCCTTCCCACTTTGCCCACCTGAGCAACCtcaaggagctgcagctgcacggGAACAacttgcagcagctgaaggaggggGTGTTCGACCAGCTCACCAGCCTCACCAAGCTCAACCTGGCCAGGAACAACATCGACCGCCTGCCGCACCGGGCCTTCGAGCGGCTGGCGCGGCTGCAAGTGCTGCGGCTCTATGAGAACCGGCTCCGGCAGATCCCGGCAGGTGCCTTTGATGGGCTGCcggagctgcaggagctggggctaCACCAGAACCAGCTGGAGACACTGTCCCCGGAGCTGTTTGTGCACAACGGGAACCTGCAGAAGCTCTACCTGTCCAACAACCTTCTCACCGCCCTGCCAAGTGGCATCTTCTTGCCCCTGCACTCCCTGGCCAAGATCACCCTGCACGTCAATCGCCTGCGGGACATCTCCCCCAGCGCCTTTGGGCCCATGCCTGACCTGCGGGAGCTGTGGCTCTATGAGAACGAGCTTTCCACCCTCCCTGCTGCCGTCTTCAGCAACCtcacccagctgcagctcctggtcCTCAGCAAGAACCGGCTGCAGTCAGTGGTGCCAGGGGCTTTCCGAGgcctgggggagctgctggagctgtcACTGCACTCCAACGCCCTGCGCCGTTTGGATGCCCAGGCACTGGAGGGGCTGCCCAAGTTGCAGAACATCTCCCTGCACCACAATCAGCTGCAGATGCTGCCACGGGGCCTCTTCGGGGCCACTCTGGGGCTGCGGCACTTGCAGCTGCACTCCAACGCCCTGGAGTACCTGCCCGCCGGCATCTTCTCCCCACTGGCTGCCCTGCGAGAGGTGAAGCTGCACAACAACTCCTGGCGCTGTGACGAGGGCATCCTGCCTCTGCGGGGCTGGCTGAAAGACAACCCCCACAAGGTGGGCGAGATACCCCCGCTCTGtgcccagcctcctgccctgcgGGGAGTCCCTATTGCCGGGCTGCTGCAGGACCAGGTCCTCACCTCCCGGCCCCCCACTgcctccccccatcccagcagctcgctcccccctcacccctctGAGGTGGCATTGCCGGAGGGTGCCCGGACGGAGCCCCCCATTGGGCTGCCAGTCTCCCCACGGCAGgagcagaaggaggaggaggaggaagaggagagggggcAATGGGGGCTGACACGCATGCAGAgcggggtggtggtggcagtcATCGTGCTGGTGTGTGTGGCCCTGCTCACTGCTTTGGTGGCACTGGTGGTCTATGGCTGTAGGAAGAAGAGCCACGTCGTGCTGATGAGGATGAAGGCGCCCAACGAAGCCTGA
- the LOC121096924 gene encoding uncharacterized protein LOC121096924, with translation MPHLCRLVVHTLLGLGSLLVGGLPPPCPPTCQCYDTSKVFCSEERMQEIPAGLPGNATQLFFVETALSSIRSGALGSSTALTKLVFLNNDIQELEAGAFRGLPSLAELEVSGNPLPAVSPGVLVGLPSLSKLSLGANAIRSLQPGLFASACRLRELRLPANKIEALPPGIFRPLRHLQTLDLSQNILAELPAGLLAPLATLRLLKLSDNLLVQVPPGAFGALGLLAELHLDGNRLEELPARVFAGLGGLRRLQLQHNALGSLAPDIFAGLPNLTTLSLEGNRLAALPAALFTGTPHLLHLSLAHNRLETLPQGLFANLSALQTLVLSHNAMVHLPAGLFQGLVGLEVLQLSHNNLSSLPAGLLAGLPLLTTLALDHNRLAHLPPGLFDANEELARVGLASNPWACDCRLAYLLGWLQDFSKPLIDVQPSCASPAALQGRSLLDIPQGQLGCPGAPGVPPEEGWHGQPGEDASGQCTYSNPEGTVSMACDATSCHQISLQLPPPPPPRQAAGPGLVYQGAWVLRSRCGTLQVSVLVTAQNGDEATSPGVPSAPDGQVVGPLSGGLTPRTERLALAAELVHKLSAKTMYQHFLFLFFLSFHPHKCQNEILGEDPYEMPKDYQEVYRGTKNDVKEIPKTAKSFISEMIFMQTSITAIRKGAFRYMPNLIKILFIGNKIKTVEPGAFDNLDKLRDLDISGALLEELAVGTFQHLPSLRRLELRDSHLKYIPKGLFDGLENLEELSLHINAIPSLPEGVFDSLINLTFLDLARNRITTLPGDAFSKLSRLQVLRLYENELQDLPEGLLDSQTGLLELSLQRNRLRALPPMLLKSLPHLEKLLLDNNLIKVLPPQGFFALNKLKLLTLGSNHITELPCGLFDTMPHLQELDLGRNSLATLPDSIFVNLTSLGKLILSHNQLTALPRGAFTGLSKLSELQLDRNQLCALDDEVFSSLPNLKTLNLQKNQLKSVPRGLLDPLKKLSSVYLSGNPWTCDCNLCYLHSWILGNSEKVRLSTQVSCKSPPHLAGQAVISLSDDQLICPATLPLSDSFTPSLPFTSTSSQGMSTLVSLGALPTAAPTILSLAAFPIMALPTVLSPVATSATLPPTPSEASFTTPSPTMPSKTFVTTPSSSLLPKASITTPSPTNVPKTSITTPSSIMLPKASTTTPSSAVLPEISVNTPSSTMLLKASIATPLSTNVPNTSVTTPSSAVLLKTSITTPSSTALPMASITTPSPAVLPKVSITTPSPTVLPETSINTGSPTVLPKASIATPSSTMLPRVSITSPLPAVAQEAFSLCLTPAITSLEPPGATSPEPALSTLVSATTLLPSSPLAATTRQVSPALLLPTERPATIPLGTPSISLVSAPATALWPPPRAAVPGVVLLTSHCPSHQAPAPGRDHATTWGSSMVGTHPTPTAPRHTPTPAGTIRIPASPAPPTPDHSSPWPASPPLVPSRHHTWGFALQSSPRYCWASLALSLATLVLQVGCTLLWGMLALLLHRATCCRGHPVPPVRLLSLQALDAPGPAEQPRAPL, from the exons ATGCCACATTTG TGCAGGCTGGTGGTCCACacactgctggggctggggtccctgcTGGTGGGGGGGCTGCCGccaccctgcccccccacctGCCAGTGCTACGACACCTCTAAAGTCTTCTGCTCAGAGGAGAGGATGCAGGAGATCCCGGCAGGCCTGCCAGGGAATGCCACCCAGCTCTTCTTCGTGGAGACAGCCCTGAGCAGCATCCGCAGCGGGGCCCTGGGCTCCAGCACCGCCCTCACCAAGCTGGTCTTCCTCAACAATGACAtccaggagctggaggcaggCGCCTTTCGGGGGCTGCCCAGCCTCGCTGAGCTGGAGGTGTCGGGTAATCCCTTGCCAGCGGTCAGCCCGGGAGTGCTGgtggggctgcccagcctcAGCAAGCTCTCTCTAGGTGCCAACGCCATCCGCTCCCTGCAGCCCGGGCTCTTCGCCTCCGCCTGCCGCCTGCGGGAGCTGCGCTTGCCGGCAAACAAGATCGAGGCGCTGCCCCCCGGCATCTTCCGCCCCCTCCGGCACCTCCAGACCCTGGACCTCTCACAGAACATCCTGGCTGAGCTGCCCGCTGGGCTGCTGGCCCCCCTCGCCACCCTCCGCCTCCTCAAGCTCAGCGATAACCTGCTGGTGCAGGTGCCCCCCGGCGCTTTTGGGGCGCTGGGCCTGCTGGCCGAGCTCCACCTGGATGGCAACCGGCTGGAGGAGCTGCCGGCCCGTGTCTTTGCCGGGCTGGGGGGTCTGCGgcggctgcagctgcagcacaatgccctgggcagcctggcccctgACATCTTCGCTGGTCTCCCCaacctcaccaccctcagccTGGAGGGCAACCGCCTGGCCGCCCTGCCTGCCGCCCTCTTCACTGGCACCCCTCACCTCCTCCACCTCTCGCTGGCTCACAACCGGCTGGAGACGCTGCCCCAGGGGCTCTTCGCCAACCTGTCGGCGCTGCAGACTCTGGTGCTCTCACACAATGCCATGGTCCACCTCCCTGCCGGGCTTTTCCAGGGGCTGGTGGGActggaggtgctgcagctgagccaCAACAACCTCTCCAGCCTGCCGgcggggctgctggctgggctgcccctCCTCACCACCCTGGCGCTGGACCACAACCGCCTGGCCCACCTGCCCCCAGGGCTCTTCGATGCCAACGAGGAGCTGGCACGAGTGGGGCTGGCCAGCAACCCCTGGGCCTGTGACTGCCGCCTCGCCTACCTCCTGGGCTGGCTCCAGGACTTTTCCAAGCCCCTCATCGATGTGCAACCCTCCTGCGCCAGCCCGGCCGCTCTCCAGGGACGGTCCCTGCTAGACATCCCCCAGGGGCAGCTGGGGTGCCCGGGAGCCCCTGGTGTCCCCCCGGAGGAGGGCTGGCACGGGCAGCCAGGGGAGGATGCTTCAGGGCAATGCACCTACAGCAACCCCGAGGGCACAGTAAGCATGGCCTGTGATGCTACCAGCTGCCACCAGATCAGCCttcagcttcctcctcctcctcctcccaggcaggcagcagggccggggctggTGTACCAGGGTGCCTGGGTGCTGCGCTCCCGCTGTGGCACGCTGCAGGTCAGTGTCCTTGTCACAGCGCAGAATGGGGATGAGGCCACGTCACCAGGTGTCCCCTCTGCACC GGATGGCCAGGTGGTGGGACCCCTGTCTGGTGGCCTCACTCCTCGCACGGAACGGCTCGCTCTGGCAGCTGAACTAGTTCACAAGCTCTCAGCCAA gaCAATGTAccagcatttccttttccttttcttcctctcattcCATCCCCATAAATGCCAAAATGAAATCCTAGGTGAAGATCCATATGAAATGCCCAAAGACTACCAGGAGGTCTACAGAGGGACAAAAAATGATGTCAAAGAGATCCCAAAGACTGCAAAATCCTTCATTTCTGAGATGATCTTTATGCAAACCAGCATCACTGCTATAAGGAAAGGTGCCTTCAGGTACATGCCCAACCTGATCAAGATTTTGTTTATTGGCAACAAGATCAAGACAGTGGAACCTGGAGCCTTTGATAATTTGGACAAACTGAGAGACTTGGACATCTCTGGTGCCTTGTTAGAAGAACTAGCTGTGGGTACTTTCCAACACCTCCCAAGCTTGCGGAGGCTGGAGCTGAGAGACAGCCACCTCAAATATATCCCCAAAGGCCTGTTTGATGGGCTGGAAAATTTGGAAGAGCTCTCCCTGCACATCAATGCAATCCCTTCTCTTCCTGAAGGTGTCTTTGATTCTCTCATCAATCTAACATTTTTGGACTTGGCTAGAAACAGGATCACGACTCTTCCTGGGGATGCCTTTAGCAAACTTTCACGGCTGCAAGTCCTCCGGCTGTATGAGAATGAGTTGCAGGACCTCCCAGAGGGGCTGCTAGATAGTCAgacagggctgctggagctcaGCCTCCAGAGGAACAGGctcagggctctgccacccatGCTCTTGAAGAGCCTGCCTCATCTAGAGAAACTCCTCTTGGACAACAACCTCATCAAGGTTCTCCCACCTCAgggcttttttgctttaaacaaattaaagctGCTGACTCTGGGTTCAAACCACATTACAGAACTCCCCTGTGGCCTTTTTGACACCATGCCACACCTGCAGGAACTGGACTTGGGCAGGAACAGTTTGGCCACGCTTCCAGACAGCATCTTTGTCAACCTCACGTCTCTTGGCAAACTTATCTTGTCCCACAACCAGCTAACAGCCCTGCCAAGAGGAGCCTTCACTGGGCTCAGCAAGCTCTCGGAACTCCAGCTGGACAGAAATCAGCTCTGTGCTCTGGATGATGAggtcttttcttccctcccaaaTCTGAAAACCCTCAACCTTCAGAAGAACCAACTGAAGAGTGTCCCTCGAGGGCTCCTGGACCCCCTGAAGAAGCTCAGCTCAGTGTATCTGAGTGGGAACCCATGGACATGTGACTGCAACCTCTGCTACCTGCACAGCTGGATCCTAGGCAACAGTGAGAAGGTCAGATTGTCCACCCAGGTGTCATGCAAGAGTCCACCCCACCTGGCAGGGCAAGCAGTGATATCACTGAGTGATGACCAGTTAATTTGCCCAGCTACTCTGCCTCTTTCAGATTCTTTTACCCCATCTCTGCCGTTCACCTCCACATCATCACAAGGAATGTCAACCTTGGTGTCACTTGGAGCCTTGCCCACTGCAGCGCCAACCATACTGTCATTGGCAGCCTTTCCCATCATGGCACTACCAACTGTGCTGTCACCTGTGGCCACCTCTGCCACATTGCCACCCACCCCATCAGAGGCCTCCTTCACCACTCCATCACCAACCATGCCATCTAAGACCTTTGTTACCACTCCATCATCATCTCTGCTGCCGAAGGCTTCTATCACCACTCCATCACCAACAAATGTGCCCAAGACCTCCATCACCACACCATCATCAATCATGCTGCCAAAGGCCTCCACCACTACCCCATCATCTGCCGTGCTGCCTGAGATCTCTGTCAACACCCCATCATCAACTATGCTGCTGAAGGCCTCTATCGCCACCCCATTATCAACAAATGTGCCCAACACTTCCGTCACCACACCCTCATCAGCTGTGTTGCTCAAGACCTCCATCACCACCCCATCATCAACTGCACTGCCCATGGCCTCCATCACAACTCCAtcaccagctgtgctgcctaAGGTTTCCATCACCACGCCGTCACCGACTGTGCTGCCAGAGACCTCCATCAACACCGGATCACCAACTGTGCTGCCAAAGGCCTCCATTGCCACCCCATCATCAACCATGCTGCCCAGGGTTTCCATCACCTCCCCATTGCCAGCTGTGGCACAGGAGGCCTTCAGCCTGTGTCTAACTCCAGCCATCACAAGCCTAGAGCCTCCTGGGGCCACCAGCCCAGAGCCTGCACTGTCCACTCTAGTTTCTGCCACCACACTGCTGCCAAGCAGCCCACTGGCAGCCACCACTAGACAAGTGtctcctgctcttctgctgccCACGGAGAGGCCAGCCACCATCCCATTGGGGACACCCAGCATCTCCCTTGTCTCAGCCCCTGCTACGGCACTCTGGCcacctcccagggctgctgtgccaggTGTGGTCCTGCTGACCTCACACTGCCCATCCCACCAAGCTCCTGCACCAGGCAGAGACCATGCCACCACGTGGGGCTCATCCATGGTTGGCACCCACCCCACTCCCACTGCCCCCCGACATACTCCCACCCCTGCAGGCACCATCCGGATCCCAGCATCTCCCGCTCCCCCCACACCAGAccacagcagcccctggccagcctCCCCACCCCTGGTCCCCAGCCGGCATCACACCTGGGGCTTTGCCCTGCAGTCCAGCCCCCGGTACTGCTGGGCCTCCCTGGCCCTGAGCCTGGCCACgctggtgctgcaggtgggCTGCACCCTGCTGTGGGGGATGCTCGCCCTTCTCCTCCACCGAGCCACCTGCTGCCGGGGCCACCCTGTGCCACCGGTGAGGCTGCTGAGTCTCCAAGCCCTCGATGCCCCGGGACCTGCTGAACAACCCCGGGCGCCGCTTTGA